The Penicillium digitatum chromosome 6, complete sequence genome contains the following window.
ACTCCGAAAAGGAGTCGTGGATTCAGCGTGAAATCCGACAAGTCCAACAAATCGGGATCAACAAGCCACAAACGTGGACTTTCCGAGTCGTCCGAAGAGAAAGCTCGTCGGAATCTACAAACCAAAGCCGATCCTTTGGTCGCCATGAACGAGCTTCAGCCTAGTACGTCCAGTTGAGAGGTTGGGCCTTGAGTCAGACCCGGTCGCATTCCTGCCCATTTTCACTTCAACTGACACTCCAACAGTGGCCGTCGCGCTGGAGAAGTCCAATTTGGGCTCGCTGCGAGAGATCGAGTTCAAGGATCAGTATGGGAATGTCATCAGTTCGTCTCCACTGGCAATCGTTGGTTCCTGaggcttcttttttgggggggcgCTAACCCTTGCTTCGTCCCAGCCGATCCCGACCTGTCAAATCCCAGTCGACCGCGTTTGGAGCGCCCCTTGGATACAATTCGATCGTTTGAAGCAGCTATCAATGGCTCATACACCAATAACCGTGCGTCATATGCTAAAACAGGTATTTTTGGGGAGGCAATGCCTTGTGAAAAGCCAGGAATACCGGAATGCGGGCTGATTTCTTTGACAGACGATGCCGCATCACAGATGGGTGACTTCAGCCGACGTACAAGTTACCATGGAGGTATGTTTTCAgttctttcccccccccctcctcccccctcccccctcctcctcctcctctttcTTTATTTGCTTCTTATCCTTTTGTCGATAGGTCAAAACAGCGGTCCTGCAAACAGAAACTACGATCAAAGTAATTACTACGGCCAAAGCCAATCACGACCAGACAGTATCGTGAACGCATACCAAAATGCACCTCTATCGCCCGAGAACACGAATCCCTACTACGCCCATGGCGGATATAACAAAAATGGATATGGCCAAAACAGCCGAAGACGCCCACCCCACCATCCACGCGGGTCAGCGTCGGCGCTCATGACTCCCTCCGAGGGCTACCCAAATATGGCCTACAGCCCCCAGCACGGTTACCAGCGGTCCCGCGACAACGTCGCTGCCATGTCCAACCCCGGCTCTGGCCACTCATACCCCTATGGCCAGTCCACAGACCCCAGCTCGATGAACAGCTCCAACGACCAGTTGCAGCAGCAGGCTCTGCAGCAACAGCGTCTTGAGGGACGTGCTCAAGCCGAGCGGGGCTATAACAATTTCAGTTCACCCAAGCCTCCCCAGCCCGTGGGTGACTCGAACTGGGGTGGACCCGTTGGTGGTACTCCGACTCCCCCGGCGGCTAGGCCCGCACAACCGACTCCGCCAAAGACTGTGAACCAACCCTCAGCTAGTGAGGAGAAGgcagacaagaagaagagctggTTCAAGCGCCGGTTCAGCAAGGATAAGTAAATCTGACCGTCTCGACTGAGATGTGAGACTGAGATGGATCATGCTCGATACTGTATCTGGACACTTCCTTTGAAGCGGTATGATCctctctttgttttttttttttttcgggcTGTGCAGACCGGCGTTGTTTTTTGTTTGCGCGGAACGGATATGGATGTGCGGGGATGTTTTAAttattgtttttttttttgctgttTCTGCTATCATGACTAGTTCATTCATCGCATGCTGTAATGAGGTTATGATACAAGGACACATAGGACTCGTCATGGATTGGAAGCTTTCTTGTTTGTTTCATCGATCCTCTTGTTCGCTTGATGTTTCTTATTCATATCAATCTGTATCTATTCCATATTAATAATCCCTGGGGGGAAATCCCGCTCAT
Protein-coding sequences here:
- a CDS encoding Aminopeptidase I zinc metalloprotease (M18) family protein, translated to MDTPNSPTPKRSRGFSVKSDKSNKSGSTSHKRGLSESSEEKARRNLQTKADPLVAMNELQPMAVALEKSNLGSLREIEFKDQYGNVITDPDLSNPSRPRLERPLDTIRSFEAAINGSYTNNRASYAKTDDAASQMGDFSRRTSYHGGQNSGPANRNYDQSNYYGQSQSRPDSIVNAYQNAPLSPENTNPYYAHGGYNKNGYGQNSRRRPPHHPRGSASALMTPSEGYPNMAYSPQHGYQRSRDNVAAMSNPGSGHSYPYGQSTDPSSMNSSNDQLQQQALQQQRLEGRAQAERGYNNFSSPKPPQPVGDSNWGGPVGGTPTPPAARPAQPTPPKTVNQPSASEEKADKKKSWFKRRFSKDK